The sequence below is a genomic window from Haloferax mediterranei ATCC 33500.
AATCGGGAGCAGCGGCAGGTCGGGGAACGTGACTTCCACGACGAACTCCAGTTCGTCGTCCTTCGCGCCGAAGACGCCGACCGGGACGGTCACGTCGTCCGAAAGGTAGCACGTCTTCGCCGACATCTCGACGCCGTTGACGGTGACACGAACCCCGACAGAGCCGCCGCCACCGCTGTTTTTGACGCGAATATCGTGCATGTTACTCTCGCCGCGGGTGACCGAATCGGGGAACTGGCCCCAGTCGAGTTCGGGGGCTGGGAGGTTCTTCGCGCTCTTGACGACGCGTTCGGCGACACCCTGCGAGAGACCCGCGCGAGTCAGTTCTTTTTCGCCAGCGTCGACCACGTCGGCCGGGGACGAGAGACCTCCGGTTGCGAGTTTTCGGGCGCGGCCGGGGCCGATACCGTCGACAGCCGTGAGTGCCGCGGCGTCGCTACTGACGCCGTGTTCGACGCGTGCTTCGACACGCTTTGCGAGATTCGCCGTGCGGGCGTCCGCGAAGGTGTCGAGGAACTCGCGGAGCGCCGAGAGGAGTCGAAGCGCGTTCTGCTTGATGACCCACGCGTCGCTCCGGAGTTCGCTCGGCGTCGAGTTCGCCATGCTTGCGTGGAGGATGGCGAGCACCTTTCGCGGTCCGTCTTCGAGTTCGGTCGAGACGCCGGTCAGGACGGAATCGACGGCGTCGACTTCGGACTGTCGGGCCGAGACCTGCCGGAAGTCGGCCGCGCCGGCGACCGTTTCGAGGATGTCGTCCGCAGAGATTCGGTCGCGGTTGGCGAGCGTGGAGAACCGGGTCGCGGTCCCCAGTCGGAGGTAATATTTCGAAGTGAGTCGGCCGAGCGCCGTCGCGTCGATGGAGAGGTCGTCGTCCATCTCGACGAAGCCGCGGGAGACCAGTCGGTCGAGCACGTCGCGGACGCGCGAGCGGAGGTCTTCGAAGTCGTAGGCGGCCGGGTTCGACTGCGCCCGGCGGTAGTAGAAGGTCGTCTCCAACCACGACATAACGTCGTCGAGGTCGCGGATAGTCCCCATCGCGATTTCGGCGTTGAGGTGCGAATCGAGGTCTTCGGCGAGGCGCGACTCGATTTCCTTGCCCTCGCGGAGCAGGCGGCGGTACTTGTTCTGGTCGGCGTGGTCACAGACGACCCAGCCGTATCCTACGTCGTCGTAGCCGGGACGACCTGCGCGCCCGAGCATCTGGAGGATGTCGAGCGGCGAGATATCGACCTCACCTTCGAGCGGGTCGTGATGTTTCGTGTCGCGGATGACGACACAGCGGGCGGGGAGGTTCACGCCCCACGCGAGCGTGGACGTAGAGAAGAGAAGCTGAATCTTGCCTTCCTTGAACCACTCCTCGACGGCTTCGCGGTCGTCGCGGGCGAGTCCGGCGTGGTGGAAGCCGACGCCGTCGAGGACGCCCTTTCGCAGCGAGTCGTTGCTCAGTTCCTTCGCCTCGTTGTGGAAGTCGTAGTCGCCGCGAGCGCCGATAGGAACGTCACGCTTCGCGAGTTCGTCGCGGGCCTTGGCGGCAGCGCGAACCGCGTCCTGCCGCGAGGAGACGAAGACGAGCGACTGGCCGCCGTCGCGGATATGCGGTTCGGCGAGGTCGAACGCCCGGTAGAGTCGGCGGTACTTGTCGGCGAAGGAGTTCTCGCCGTGGGTGTAGGTTTTGACTCCCGCGTGGAGGTCCACGGGTCGGTAGTCGTCACCGAACTCGAAGGTCGTCTCGTCGGGCGCGTCCAACCACGCCGCCACGTCGTCGATGTTCGGCATGGTCGCCGAGAGCGCGACGATGCGCGGGTCGCAGATGCGTCGCATCCGCGAGACGGTCACTTCGAGGACGCCGCCGCGAGTCTCCGAATCGAGCAGGTGAACCTCGTCGATGACGACGCAGTCCACGTCTTCGATAAAGGAGTAGCGCGCGGAGTCGTGTTTGCGCGTGGCGGAGTCCGTCTTCTCCGGCGTCATGACGAGAATGTCCGCGCGGGCCGCTCGGCGAGGGTTCAGGTCGCGCTCGCCGGTGACGACGTAGACCGAGTAACCGAGTTCTTCGAAGCGTTCCCACTCGGATTCCTTCTCGGTGGTGAGTGCGCGCAGCGGTGCGATAAAGAGCGCCGTCCCTTCGTCGCGGAGCGTCCGGCAGATGGCGAGTTCGGCGAGCGCCGTCTTCCCGCTGGCGGTGGGCGCGGAGGCGACGACGTTGTGGTCGGTTTCGAGGATGGCGGGCAGCGCCTCCCGCTGCATCCGGTTGAACTCCTCGAACCCGAACGCATCGGCGAACTCGGGGACCGCCTCGGCGACTTTCACGAGGCGCACCTCCGGGTGCGTGTCGATATCGGGCGCGAGGCGAAGACGAGCGTCATACACCAAGCCGAGTCGTCCGGGGGGAAAGGCGTTTCTCCATCCGACGCCGTCGCTTTCCGGGCGAAAATTCAAAAGTCGGTTACGGGACAGGTTGGGGCCGAGAGCGGCTAATTAGTGCCTTACGCGGCGATAGCGAGAGCAGCGATGAACGACCAGTCCGTTCCCGCGGTGGCCTCTCGCTTCTTCGATTCGACCTTCGACAGATCGCGGCGGTGTTTCCAGTTCATACTCGGTGGAAATATTTACTCAAATATAAGTTTTTCAGTCTAATGATACATCTAGCACGGTCGTACATGCACGATGGTGGAAAGTTATGATGTATTCGAGTCAAACGTTTTCTTTTCCACACCTATCGTATCCGTTTGAACGGTTTCGAGTGAAGTGTACGAGTGGAGGTAATCGGGGTCGGTTTGGCGATTTCGCGTATCACCGTCGTCAGTGCTGTCACTAATCCGACTGACAACAGGGTAATCCTCACGTTTTTTCCCCGTCGCCTCGAAAGTAACTGACCATGCGCACGCGGCGGAAGCCAGACTGGTTGAAGATGCGACCGCCATCCGGCCGGCGTTTCACCGACATCAAATCCACGCTCCGGGACCGCAACCTCCACACCGTCTGTGAGGAGGCCAACTGTCCGAACCTCGGCGAGTGTTGGAGCGGGCAGGATGGACCGGGTACGGCGACGTTTATGCTCATGGGCGACCGGTGTTCGCGCGGTTGCAACTTCTGTGACGTGACGACGGGCGGGATGGAACCCCTCGACCCCGACGAACCGGCGAACGTCGCCGACGCGGTCGCCGAAATCGGACTCGACTACGTCGTGTTGACCTCCGTAGACCGCGACGACCTCCCCGACCAGGGGGCAGGCCACTTCGCGGAGACGATTCGCGAGATTAAACGCCGCGACCCCGGCATCCTCGTCGAGGTGTTGATTCCCGACTTCCAGGGTGAGCCAGAACACGTTCGGAAGATAATCGACGCCGGTCCCGACGTTATTGCCCACAACATCGAGACGGTCGAACGACTCCAGTGGCCGATTCGTGACCGCCGCGCCGGCTACGAGCAGTCCCTCTCTGTGCTCCAGCAGGTGACAGACGAGTCCGATATCCACACGAAAACCTCGATTATGCTCGGTCTCGGCGAGCACGCTCACGAAGTGTACCAGACCCTCTCGGACCTCCGCGAGGCCGACGTAGACATCGTGACCTTCGG
It includes:
- a CDS encoding DEAD/DEAH box helicase, which produces MKVAEAVPEFADAFGFEEFNRMQREALPAILETDHNVVASAPTASGKTALAELAICRTLRDEGTALFIAPLRALTTEKESEWERFEELGYSVYVVTGERDLNPRRAARADILVMTPEKTDSATRKHDSARYSFIEDVDCVVIDEVHLLDSETRGGVLEVTVSRMRRICDPRIVALSATMPNIDDVAAWLDAPDETTFEFGDDYRPVDLHAGVKTYTHGENSFADKYRRLYRAFDLAEPHIRDGGQSLVFVSSRQDAVRAAAKARDELAKRDVPIGARGDYDFHNEAKELSNDSLRKGVLDGVGFHHAGLARDDREAVEEWFKEGKIQLLFSTSTLAWGVNLPARCVVIRDTKHHDPLEGEVDISPLDILQMLGRAGRPGYDDVGYGWVVCDHADQNKYRRLLREGKEIESRLAEDLDSHLNAEIAMGTIRDLDDVMSWLETTFYYRRAQSNPAAYDFEDLRSRVRDVLDRLVSRGFVEMDDDLSIDATALGRLTSKYYLRLGTATRFSTLANRDRISADDILETVAGAADFRQVSARQSEVDAVDSVLTGVSTELEDGPRKVLAILHASMANSTPSELRSDAWVIKQNALRLLSALREFLDTFADARTANLAKRVEARVEHGVSSDAAALTAVDGIGPGRARKLATGGLSSPADVVDAGEKELTRAGLSQGVAERVVKSAKNLPAPELDWGQFPDSVTRGESNMHDIRVKNSGGGGSVGVRVTVNGVEMSAKTCYLSDDVTVPVGVFGAKDDELEFVVEVTFPDLPLLPIRESRTVRVE
- the lipA gene encoding lipoyl synthase, with amino-acid sequence MRPPSGRRFTDIKSTLRDRNLHTVCEEANCPNLGECWSGQDGPGTATFMLMGDRCSRGCNFCDVTTGGMEPLDPDEPANVADAVAEIGLDYVVLTSVDRDDLPDQGAGHFAETIREIKRRDPGILVEVLIPDFQGEPEHVRKIIDAGPDVIAHNIETVERLQWPIRDRRAGYEQSLSVLQQVTDESDIHTKTSIMLGLGEHAHEVYQTLSDLREADVDIVTFGQYLQPSRSHLDVFEYVHPDTFDTWRQVAEEELDFLYCASGPMVRSSYKAGELFVDALLREGSSVEEARQTARAAAGQ